Proteins found in one Takifugu flavidus isolate HTHZ2018 chromosome 7, ASM371156v2, whole genome shotgun sequence genomic segment:
- the mknk2b gene encoding LOW QUALITY PROTEIN: MAP kinase-interacting serine/threonine-protein kinase 2b (The sequence of the model RefSeq protein was modified relative to this genomic sequence to represent the inferred CDS: inserted 2 bases in 1 codon) gives MVQNKITEVTGFHRSFKGQNPFESDDFTKNGFIDSFNFDSSPRHDMPSSQPIDIPDAKKRNKKKKRCRATDSFSGRFEDVYRLQEEVLGEGAYARVQTCINLITNKEYAVKIIEKGPGHSRSRVFREVEMLYQCQGHSNILELVEFFEEEDKFYLVFEKLRGGSILAHIHKRRHFSEQEASVVVQEIASALDFLHNKGMAHRDLKPENILCEREDKISPVKICDFDLGSGIKLNSDSSPISTPELLTPCGSAEYMAPEVVEAFSEEATIYDKRCDLWSLGVILYIMLSGYPPFVGXCGGDCGWDFGEPCHTCQNILFESIQEGKYEFPEKDWAHISASAKDLISKLLVRDAKNRLSASQVLQHPWVRGGAFDTLPTSILHQRSSNARDLTFFAGKAMAVNRQLAEQDGMEDQQQQEVPFVIAASGSSMQLSPPSKSKLARRRQQSSQPKGGPVSAAELRQLLAPLVIVGDCA, from the exons ATGGTTCAAAACAAGATCACCGAAGTCACTGGCTTCCACCGGTCATTCAAA GGCCAAAATCCCTTTGAGTCTGACGACTTCACCAAGAACGGATTCATTGATTCGTTTAATTTTGACTCCTCTCCAAGACACG ATATGCCTTCCAGCCAGCCCATCGACATCCCCGATGCCAAGAAgagaaacaagaagaaaaagcgcTGCCGGGCAACCGACAGTTTCTCTGGGCGATTTGAGG ATGTCTACAGACTTCAAGAAGAGGTCCTGGGAGAAGGAGCTTATGCCAGAGTGCAGACGTGCATCAACCTCATAACCAACAAAGAATATGCTGTCAAG ATCATTGAGAAAGGACCGGGCCACAGTCGCAGCCGTGTCTTTCGAGAGGTCGAGATGCTCTATCAGTGCCAGGGCCACAG TAACATCCTGGAACTGGTGGAGTTCTTCGAGGAGGAAGACAAATTCTACCTGGTGTTTGAGAAGCTCAGGGGAG GATCGATCTTGGCTCACATTCACAAGAGACGCCACTTCAGCGAGCAGGAAGCCAGTGTGGTTGTGCAAGAGATTGCCAGTGCTCTGGATTTCCTGCACAACAAGG GAATGGCACACAGAGACCTGAAGCCTGAAAACATTCTCTGTGAACGTGAGGACAAG ATTTCCCCAGTGAAGATCTGTGACTTTGACTTGGGCAGCGGCATCAAGCTGAACAGTGACAGTTCGCCCATCTCAACTCCCGAGCTTCTTACTCCC tGTGGCTCTGCGGAGTACATGGCCccggaggtggtggaggcctTCAGCGAGGAAGCCACCATCTACGATAAGCGCTGTGACTTGTGGAGCCTCGGCGTGATCCTCTACATCATGCTGAGCGGCTACCCGCCCTTCGTCGG CTGCGGCGGCGACTGCGGGTGGGATTTCGGAGAACCCTGCCACACCTGCCAG AACATTTTGTTTGAGAGTATCCAGGAAGGGAAATACGAGTTTCCAGAGAAAGATTGGGCTCACATCTCTGCAAGTGCCAAAGACCTCATATCCAAACTTCTTGTTCGGGATGCCAAAAACCGCCTGAGTGCCAGCCAGGTGCTGCAGCACCCTTGGGTGCGAGGG GGTGCGTTTGATACTCTACCAACGTCCATCTTGCATCAGAG ATCCAGCAATGCCAGAGACTTGACCTTCTTCGCTGGTAAGGCCATGGCTGTGAACCGTCAGCTGGCTGAACAGGACGGCATGgaagaccagcagcagcaggaggtcccGTTCGTCATCGCCGCTTCTGGCTCTTCTATGCAACTCTCCCCTCCTTCCAAGTCCAAGCTGGCCCGGcgcaggcagcagagcagccaacCCAAAGGGGGGCCGGTCTCGGCGGCGGAGCTCCGCCAGCTGCTGGCCCCTCTGGTCATTGTGGGAGACTGTGCCTGA